One window from the genome of Gloeocapsopsis sp. IPPAS B-1203 encodes:
- a CDS encoding photosystem II manganese-stabilizing polypeptide, producing the protein MRYRALIIAFIALCLGVLTACSEGPASASSRDVLTYDQIRGTGLANKCPQLSETTRGSIAIDPNQSYRIVELCLEPTTFFVKEEPTNKRQKPEYIAGKLLTRYTSTIDQVQGKLNINNDGSLTFVEEDGLDFQAITVQLPGGERVPFLFTIKDLVAQTQPGLTSINTSTDFEGDFKVPSYRSAAFLDPKGRGGITGYDNAVALPAQADSEELVRANRKQTPNLKGEISLQVAKVDSSTGEVAGTFESEQPSDTDLGAREALDVKIRGLFYARIEPTRA; encoded by the coding sequence ATGAGGTATCGCGCTCTAATTATTGCATTCATAGCATTGTGCTTGGGTGTACTAACCGCTTGTAGTGAGGGTCCTGCATCTGCTAGTAGTAGAGATGTACTCACCTATGACCAGATCAGAGGTACTGGTTTGGCTAACAAATGTCCACAACTTTCAGAAACAACGCGTGGTTCCATTGCAATTGATCCTAATCAGTCATACAGAATAGTTGAGTTGTGCTTGGAACCAACCACCTTCTTTGTTAAAGAAGAACCCACAAACAAACGTCAAAAACCAGAATATATTGCTGGTAAATTATTAACTCGTTACACTTCTACAATCGATCAGGTACAAGGCAAGCTCAACATAAATAATGATGGCAGCCTAACCTTTGTGGAAGAAGACGGGCTTGACTTCCAAGCAATCACGGTACAACTTCCTGGTGGTGAGCGAGTTCCTTTCTTGTTCACAATCAAAGATCTAGTTGCTCAAACCCAACCAGGACTAACTAGCATTAACACATCTACTGATTTTGAAGGTGATTTTAAAGTACCTTCTTACCGCTCTGCAGCCTTCCTCGATCCTAAAGGTCGCGGTGGTATAACCGGTTATGACAATGCAGTTGCACTTCCTGCTCAAGCAGATAGTGAAGAACTCGTTAGAGCAAACCGCAAGCAAACTCCCAACTTGAAAGGAGAAATTTCTCTACAAGTTGCTAAGGTAGATAGCAGCACAGGTGAAGTTGCAGGTACTTTTGAAAGCGAACAGCCATCTGATACGGATTTGGGTGCGCGTGAAGCGCTGGATGTCAAGATTCGTGGTCTGTTCTATGCTCGGATTGAACCCACGAGAGCGTAG
- a CDS encoding RNA polymerase sigma factor SigF, with protein sequence MVLSYTVNPKELKQASANLLRDYEQGRSQTIRNQLVTLNLGLARKEAHYWSNQCTESYEDLLQVGCIGLIRAVERFELSKGHAFSSFAVPYIRGEIQHYLRDKGVMVRIPRRWLALQQQAVGVSQELRQKYNRQPSDAEIAAALNVSLEEWQEVKLAWLNRAPLSLDMPVQESEEGTTCLGEIVPDQDYRSFQLAQDDRIRLQQSLYQLEKRTHEILKFVFLYDLTQKEVAEHLGISVVTVSRRVKKGLDCLKQLMVGTED encoded by the coding sequence ATGGTGCTAAGTTATACCGTAAATCCGAAGGAATTGAAGCAGGCAAGTGCAAATCTACTGCGAGATTACGAGCAAGGGCGCTCTCAAACTATCCGCAACCAACTCGTCACCCTGAATTTGGGATTAGCAAGAAAAGAGGCACACTACTGGAGCAATCAATGCACAGAAAGTTATGAAGACTTACTACAAGTTGGCTGCATTGGGTTAATTCGGGCAGTTGAACGCTTTGAATTATCTAAGGGTCATGCCTTTAGTTCTTTTGCAGTTCCTTATATTCGGGGAGAAATTCAGCACTACCTACGAGATAAAGGTGTGATGGTGCGAATTCCGCGCCGTTGGTTAGCTTTACAGCAGCAAGCAGTAGGAGTGTCACAGGAACTACGCCAGAAATATAACCGCCAACCATCAGATGCTGAAATTGCCGCAGCACTAAACGTATCACTTGAGGAATGGCAAGAAGTTAAACTGGCGTGGCTGAATCGCGCTCCCTTGAGCTTAGATATGCCTGTTCAGGAATCTGAAGAAGGGACAACCTGTTTAGGAGAAATAGTTCCCGATCAAGATTATCGTAGCTTTCAACTTGCACAAGATGACCGCATTCGCTTACAACAATCTTTGTATCAGTTAGAGAAACGCACTCACGAAATCTTGAAATTTGTGTTTTTATATGACTTAACACAAAAAGAAGTGGCAGAACACTTGGGCATTAGCGTGGTTACAGTTTCGCGTCGTGTGAAAAAAGGACTCGATTGTTTGAAGCAGTTAATGGTTGGTACAGAAGATTAA
- a CDS encoding acyltransferase translates to MQMSQNQFKDEVEFPGLPLAVYREIAAHLQQVDGVEAGLYPAAHQQFDYSYSQIGGLWIQYDQHADLISRERVAQILAYYQNCYGAFRKLNSATE, encoded by the coding sequence ATGCAAATGAGTCAAAATCAATTCAAGGATGAAGTTGAGTTTCCTGGCTTGCCATTAGCGGTTTACCGAGAAATCGCCGCGCATCTACAGCAGGTGGATGGAGTCGAAGCAGGGCTATATCCTGCTGCTCATCAACAGTTTGACTACAGCTATAGTCAAATTGGCGGTTTGTGGATTCAGTACGATCAACACGCTGACTTGATAAGTCGCGAACGAGTTGCTCAAATTTTGGCATACTATCAGAATTGTTACGGCGCATTCAGAAAACTGAATTCTGCAACTGAGTAG
- the hisS gene encoding histidine--tRNA ligase: MGEIQALRGTRDILPEEVGYWQQVETRARDILFKAAYREIRTPIFEQTELFERGIGEATDVVGKEMYTFCDRGDRSITLRPEGTAGVVRSLIEHSLYTQGGVQRLWYTGPMFRYERPQAGRQRQFHQLGVEVLGSADPRADVEVIAIATNILQALGLKNLHLDINSVGNLEDRNLYRQALINYLTPYKDELDPDSQDRLSRNPLRILDSKDKRTQEIAQNAPSILDHLGTYSRQHFDQVQQLLTDLGISYQLNPRLVRGLDYYTHTAFEIQSDDLGAQATVCGGGRYDGLVAQLGGPETPAVGWAIGLERLILLLQQLQESAAPSVDFYVVSRGDTAQAQALVLAQKLRQAGFSVDLDLSGSAFKKQFARADRSGAIACLILGDEEAANQTVKLKWMASKEQSAIPQAELLANIEQLRSQFQRGE, from the coding sequence ATGGGCGAAATTCAAGCACTACGAGGGACACGAGACATTCTGCCAGAGGAAGTTGGATATTGGCAGCAGGTAGAAACTAGGGCGCGGGATATTCTTTTCAAAGCAGCATATCGCGAAATTCGTACTCCGATTTTTGAGCAAACTGAGCTATTTGAGCGAGGTATTGGGGAAGCTACCGATGTAGTAGGTAAAGAAATGTATACGTTTTGCGATCGCGGCGATCGCTCGATTACGTTACGCCCTGAAGGAACCGCTGGTGTAGTGCGATCGCTTATTGAACATAGTTTGTATACACAAGGTGGCGTACAGCGGTTGTGGTACACCGGACCAATGTTTCGCTACGAACGTCCGCAAGCCGGACGACAGCGGCAATTTCATCAATTGGGCGTAGAAGTTTTAGGAAGTGCCGACCCCAGAGCAGATGTAGAAGTTATTGCGATCGCTACAAATATCCTGCAAGCTTTAGGATTAAAAAATCTCCACCTTGATATCAATTCAGTCGGTAATCTTGAAGATCGCAACTTGTATCGCCAAGCGCTGATAAACTACTTAACACCGTACAAAGATGAACTCGATCCTGATTCACAGGATCGTTTAAGTCGCAATCCATTACGAATTCTCGATAGTAAAGACAAACGCACGCAAGAAATTGCCCAAAATGCACCGAGTATTTTAGATCATCTGGGGACATACTCGCGTCAGCACTTCGATCAAGTACAGCAGTTGCTTACCGACTTAGGCATTAGCTATCAACTCAACCCGCGCTTGGTACGCGGACTCGATTACTACACGCACACAGCGTTTGAAATTCAATCGGATGACTTGGGTGCGCAAGCAACAGTTTGTGGTGGTGGGCGTTATGATGGTTTAGTCGCGCAGTTGGGTGGTCCAGAAACTCCTGCAGTTGGTTGGGCAATTGGTTTAGAACGCTTAATTTTATTGTTGCAACAGCTACAGGAATCTGCTGCACCGAGCGTAGATTTTTATGTTGTTTCGCGCGGGGATACAGCCCAAGCACAGGCGCTTGTTTTAGCTCAGAAGTTGCGGCAAGCAGGGTTTAGTGTAGATTTAGACTTGAGCGGGAGTGCTTTTAAAAAACAATTTGCCAGGGCAGATCGCAGTGGGGCAATCGCGTGTCTGATTTTAGGAGACGAAGAAGCCGCAAACCAAACAGTGAAACTTAAGTGGATGGCATCAAAAGAACAAAGTGCAATTCCACAAGCTGAATTACTTGCAAATATTGAGCAACTGCGAAGCCAATTTCAGAGGGGCGAGTGA
- a CDS encoding GFA family protein, translated as MTAPYTGGCQCGQIRYEIWAEPLTLYACHCKECQKQSSSAFGMSMSVPRDAVVILQGQPKQWQRVADSGREVTCLFCEECGTRLFHNPARNSKIINVKPGTLDDTSWLKPVGNLWTQSVQKWVIMNEQMLNYEAQPSDFSQLFEQFQIE; from the coding sequence ATGACCGCTCCTTACACTGGAGGATGTCAGTGCGGGCAAATTCGATACGAGATCTGGGCTGAACCTTTAACGCTTTATGCTTGTCACTGCAAAGAATGTCAAAAGCAATCTTCGAGTGCTTTTGGTATGTCAATGTCTGTTCCCCGCGATGCAGTTGTCATCCTCCAAGGACAACCAAAACAATGGCAGCGAGTCGCTGATAGCGGACGTGAAGTAACTTGCTTATTTTGTGAGGAGTGCGGGACAAGATTATTCCATAACCCTGCCCGAAACTCCAAAATTATCAATGTTAAACCTGGAACATTGGATGATACAAGTTGGCTCAAGCCTGTTGGCAACTTGTGGACTCAAAGTGTTCAAAAATGGGTCATCATGAATGAACAAATGTTGAACTACGAGGCGCAACCGAGCGACTTTAGCCAACTATTTGAGCAATTTCAAATTGAGTAA